The Sinomonas sp. P10A9 genome includes a window with the following:
- a CDS encoding LysR family transcriptional regulator: MFSLDQLRCFVAVAEELHFGRAAERLHMTQPPLSRQIQRLEAAIGAELLERNNRSVKLTPAGETTLVQARALLAHAEALPTAARRAAAGLTGTVRLGFTATAALNVVDFALATVEREVPGVHLSLREMVSSEQIEALEHGELDLALLRPPVDLPGYESFAVHREALVLAAPADGPFGAGGTVGGSAHDGAPVALSALANAHLLMYSPTSAAYFHNLASGLVGNVALDSVQYITQIPSMVALVDAGRGVALVPESASSLHFRNVVFRPLEGVAPDVVELHACWRTIAETPALRRVVRVLREGPFR, from the coding sequence ATGTTCTCCCTCGACCAGCTGCGCTGCTTCGTCGCCGTCGCCGAAGAGCTCCACTTCGGCCGCGCCGCCGAGCGGCTCCACATGACCCAGCCCCCGCTGAGCCGCCAGATCCAGCGGCTCGAGGCCGCGATCGGCGCGGAACTGCTCGAGCGCAACAACCGCTCGGTCAAGCTGACGCCCGCCGGGGAGACGACGCTCGTCCAGGCGCGGGCACTGCTCGCCCACGCGGAGGCGCTCCCGACGGCGGCCCGCCGCGCGGCCGCCGGCCTCACGGGAACCGTCCGGCTGGGGTTCACCGCCACGGCGGCGCTCAACGTCGTCGACTTCGCGCTCGCCACCGTCGAGCGCGAGGTCCCCGGCGTGCACCTGAGCCTGCGCGAGATGGTCAGCAGTGAGCAGATCGAGGCGCTCGAGCACGGCGAGCTGGACCTCGCACTCCTGCGCCCGCCCGTGGACCTGCCCGGCTACGAATCGTTCGCTGTGCACCGCGAGGCGCTCGTCCTCGCCGCGCCCGCGGACGGGCCGTTCGGCGCAGGCGGCACCGTGGGGGGCTCAGCGCACGACGGCGCGCCGGTCGCCCTGAGTGCCCTCGCGAACGCCCACCTGCTCATGTACTCGCCGACGTCGGCGGCGTACTTCCACAATCTGGCCTCCGGACTCGTGGGGAACGTCGCGCTGGACTCGGTGCAGTACATCACCCAGATTCCGAGCATGGTCGCGCTGGTCGACGCCGGCCGTGGAGTCGCGCTCGTGCCGGAGTCGGCCTCGTCGCTGCACTTCCGCAACGTCGTGTTCCGGCCGCTCGAGGGGGTGGCACCGGACGTTGTCGAGCTCCACGCATGCTGGCGCACGATCGCCGAGACGCCTGCCCTCCGACGGGTGGTCCGAGTGCTCCGGGAGGGCCCCTTCCGTTGA
- the kdgD gene encoding 5-dehydro-4-deoxyglucarate dehydratase: MATEPAELAAAIGSGLLSFPVTPFTADLALDEGRFREHMAWLAEWPVAGLFAGGGTGEGFSLTASETDALVRAAVAEVGGKVPVLAPATGATVNAVAQAKAAAAAGADGIFLMPPYLTESDQEGLAAHVRAVAEATDLGVVFYNRANARLDATTLDKLAAELPTLVAFKDGVGDLNAMVKIYATLGDRLTYIGGLPTAETVALPYLELGFTTYSSAIFNFIPEFAVGFYQDVRAKDAASVYRKINDFFLPYLDIRDRRNGYGVSIIKAGLRAIGRPAGPVRPPLQDLTDTELAELTALVERINADRVK, encoded by the coding sequence ATGGCCACCGAACCCGCAGAGCTCGCCGCAGCAATCGGCAGCGGGCTGCTCTCATTCCCCGTCACCCCGTTCACCGCTGACCTCGCCCTCGACGAGGGCCGGTTCCGCGAGCACATGGCGTGGCTGGCCGAGTGGCCCGTCGCTGGCCTGTTCGCGGGCGGCGGCACCGGCGAAGGCTTCTCCCTGACCGCCTCCGAGACGGACGCCCTCGTCCGCGCGGCCGTCGCCGAGGTCGGGGGCAAGGTCCCCGTGCTGGCACCGGCCACCGGGGCGACCGTCAACGCCGTCGCCCAGGCCAAGGCCGCCGCTGCCGCGGGGGCCGATGGGATCTTCCTCATGCCGCCGTACCTGACGGAGTCGGACCAGGAGGGCCTCGCGGCCCATGTGCGCGCCGTCGCGGAGGCGACCGACCTCGGCGTCGTCTTCTACAACCGCGCCAACGCGCGCCTCGACGCCACGACTCTGGACAAGCTCGCCGCTGAGCTGCCCACCCTCGTGGCCTTCAAGGACGGCGTCGGGGATCTCAATGCGATGGTGAAGATCTACGCGACCCTCGGCGACCGGCTCACGTACATCGGCGGCCTCCCGACGGCGGAGACCGTGGCCCTGCCGTACCTCGAGCTCGGCTTCACGACCTACTCCTCGGCCATCTTCAACTTCATCCCGGAGTTCGCCGTCGGGTTCTACCAGGACGTGCGGGCCAAGGACGCTGCGAGCGTCTACCGGAAGATCAACGACTTCTTCCTGCCGTACCTCGACATCCGCGACCGCCGCAATGGCTACGGCGTGTCCATCATCAAGGCGGGCCTGCGCGCCATCGGCCGCCCTGCTGGCCCCGTGCGCCCGCCGTTGCAGGACCTCACCGACACCGAGCTTGCCGAGCTGACCGCGCTCGTAGAGCGCATCAACGCCGACCGCGTCAAGTGA
- a CDS encoding aldehyde dehydrogenase (NADP(+)), whose translation MTTANTLQLTGEMIIGGEAVLGTAGDVRAVDPATGAALEPAFGLATEAQTELAATLASAAFDAYRATAPEDRARFLERAADNIEALGDELVERAVAETGLPEARIRGERARTTGQLRLFAAVLREGSWQGARIDPPLPDRQPTPRADIRQRKVPLGPVLVFGASNFPLAFSTAGGDTASALAAGCPVIVKAHNAHPGTSILVGCAVAQAAEESGLPRGTFSVILGRGNSVGQTLAAHPAIKAVAFTGSRAGGLALAATAAARREPIPVYAEMSSTNPVVLLPGALASGAHDVAAGFVGSLTQHAGQYCTNPGLTFVPEGAAGDAFVTSAAAELAAQRGQTMLTAGISAAYTAGSERLEGEAGVDVVARGTNGDGPNTPAPLLAATSPEAFGANPRLAEEVFGSAGLLVRYADTEQLTRLLEGLEGQLTATVQLDASDAADLAAARGLLPVLERKVGRILLNGWPTGVEVGHAMVHGGPFPATSDSRTTSVGSLAVERFLRPVAYQNVPEALLPEAIRDANPLGIPRRIDGKLQLPAPAEVTPPHAEITPPHAEITPPHAEVTQPNAEITPPNAEVTQPNAEITPEDPAA comes from the coding sequence ATGACCACCGCGAACACCCTCCAGCTCACCGGCGAGATGATCATTGGCGGCGAGGCCGTCCTCGGCACCGCAGGCGACGTCCGCGCCGTCGACCCTGCCACCGGCGCCGCGCTCGAGCCCGCCTTCGGGCTCGCCACCGAGGCGCAGACAGAACTCGCCGCGACCCTCGCCTCCGCGGCCTTCGACGCCTACCGGGCCACTGCGCCCGAGGACCGCGCCCGGTTCCTCGAGCGCGCCGCGGACAACATCGAGGCCCTCGGCGACGAGCTCGTGGAGCGCGCCGTGGCCGAGACCGGCCTGCCTGAGGCCCGCATCCGCGGCGAACGCGCCCGCACCACCGGCCAGCTGCGCCTCTTCGCCGCCGTGCTCCGGGAGGGCTCGTGGCAGGGCGCCCGGATCGACCCGCCGCTCCCTGACCGGCAGCCCACCCCGCGCGCCGACATCCGCCAGCGGAAGGTGCCCCTCGGCCCCGTCCTCGTCTTCGGAGCGAGCAACTTCCCCCTGGCCTTCTCGACTGCGGGCGGGGACACGGCGTCGGCCCTCGCCGCAGGCTGTCCCGTGATCGTCAAAGCCCACAACGCCCACCCGGGCACCTCGATCCTCGTGGGCTGCGCCGTCGCGCAGGCGGCCGAGGAGTCCGGCCTCCCCCGCGGCACGTTCTCAGTGATCCTGGGACGCGGCAACTCCGTGGGCCAGACGCTCGCCGCCCACCCGGCCATCAAGGCGGTCGCGTTCACGGGCTCCCGCGCCGGCGGCCTCGCCCTGGCCGCGACCGCGGCGGCACGACGTGAGCCCATCCCCGTGTATGCAGAGATGTCCAGCACGAACCCGGTGGTCCTCCTTCCCGGGGCGCTCGCCTCGGGCGCGCACGACGTCGCCGCGGGCTTCGTCGGTTCACTCACCCAGCACGCGGGCCAGTACTGCACCAACCCGGGCCTCACGTTCGTCCCGGAGGGTGCGGCGGGCGACGCGTTCGTCACCTCGGCCGCCGCCGAGCTCGCCGCCCAGCGCGGCCAGACGATGCTCACGGCCGGGATCAGCGCCGCGTACACTGCCGGATCGGAACGCCTCGAGGGCGAGGCGGGGGTCGACGTCGTCGCCCGCGGGACAAACGGCGACGGCCCCAACACGCCGGCCCCGCTCCTGGCCGCGACGAGCCCAGAGGCCTTCGGCGCCAACCCGCGCCTCGCGGAAGAGGTCTTCGGCTCGGCCGGGCTGCTGGTGCGCTACGCCGACACTGAGCAGCTCACGCGTCTCCTCGAAGGGCTCGAGGGGCAGCTCACAGCGACCGTTCAGCTCGACGCGTCCGACGCCGCCGACCTCGCCGCCGCGCGCGGCCTCCTGCCCGTCCTCGAACGGAAGGTGGGCCGGATCCTGCTCAACGGGTGGCCCACCGGGGTCGAGGTGGGCCACGCGATGGTGCACGGAGGGCCGTTCCCGGCAACCTCGGATTCACGCACGACGTCGGTCGGGAGCCTCGCGGTCGAGCGCTTCCTCCGTCCCGTGGCGTACCAGAACGTCCCGGAGGCTCTCCTGCCCGAGGCCATCCGGGACGCCAATCCGCTGGGGATCCCACGCCGCATCGACGGGAAGCTCCAACTCCCGGCACCCGCCGAAGTCACCCCACCCCACGCCGAGATCACCCCACCCCACGCCGAGATCACCCCGCCCCACGCCGAAGTCACCCAGCCCAACGCCGAGATCACCCCACCCAACGCCGAAGTCACCCAGCCCAACGCCGAGATCACTCCCGAGGACCCCGCAGCATGA
- a CDS encoding enolase C-terminal domain-like protein, protein MLLNLSGAHGPFFTRNICIVTDSDGRSGLGEVPGGEAIRRTIEDAGALLVGEPVTHYRRLLRRIGTSFADRDAGGRGRQTFDLRTTIHAVTAVESALLDLFGQFLGVPIAELLGEGQQRDSVPMLGYLFYVGDTSATDLPYATADRTGGSNADTDDGEWSRIRREPALTPGAVVRLAEAAQARYGFSDFKLKGGVLPGEEEVAAVVALHERFPDARITLDPNGGWLLADAVRLLGSLAPGTLAYAEDPVGQEGGFSGREVMSEFRRATGLKTATNMIATDWREMGHAIRSQSVDIPLADPHFWTMQGSTRVAQMCHDWGLTWGSHSNNHFDISLAMFTQVGAAAPGEITALDTHWIWQDGQHLTREPLRIEGGAIAVPERAGLGVELDRDALGAAHALYLEHGLGARDDSIAMQYLVPGWQFDAKRPCLVR, encoded by the coding sequence ATGCTGCTGAACCTGAGCGGCGCGCACGGGCCCTTCTTCACCCGGAACATCTGCATCGTCACGGACAGCGACGGCCGCAGCGGGCTCGGCGAGGTGCCGGGCGGCGAGGCGATCCGCCGGACCATCGAGGACGCCGGAGCGCTCCTCGTCGGCGAGCCGGTGACGCACTACCGCCGACTCCTGCGCCGTATCGGCACCTCCTTCGCGGACCGGGACGCGGGCGGCCGCGGACGCCAGACCTTCGACCTGCGCACCACCATCCATGCCGTCACTGCCGTCGAGTCCGCCCTGCTGGACCTGTTCGGCCAGTTCCTCGGCGTGCCCATCGCGGAGCTCCTCGGCGAGGGGCAGCAGCGTGACAGCGTGCCCATGCTCGGATACCTCTTCTACGTCGGCGACACGTCTGCGACCGACCTCCCCTACGCCACCGCGGACCGGACGGGCGGCTCGAACGCAGACACGGACGACGGCGAGTGGTCCCGGATCCGCCGCGAGCCCGCCCTGACGCCAGGCGCCGTCGTGCGCCTCGCCGAGGCGGCCCAGGCCCGCTACGGGTTCAGCGACTTCAAACTCAAGGGCGGCGTGCTGCCGGGCGAGGAGGAGGTGGCCGCCGTCGTCGCGCTTCACGAGCGCTTCCCAGACGCGCGGATCACGCTCGACCCCAACGGCGGGTGGCTGCTCGCCGACGCCGTTCGCCTCCTCGGCTCGCTGGCGCCCGGCACGCTTGCGTACGCCGAGGACCCGGTGGGCCAGGAGGGAGGGTTCAGCGGCCGCGAGGTCATGTCCGAGTTCCGCCGGGCCACGGGCCTGAAGACGGCGACGAACATGATCGCCACTGACTGGCGCGAGATGGGGCATGCGATCCGCAGCCAGTCAGTGGACATCCCGCTCGCCGACCCTCATTTCTGGACCATGCAGGGCTCCACGCGTGTGGCACAGATGTGCCACGACTGGGGGCTCACCTGGGGTTCGCACTCGAACAACCACTTCGACATCTCCCTCGCGATGTTTACCCAGGTCGGCGCCGCCGCACCCGGGGAGATCACGGCCCTCGACACGCACTGGATCTGGCAGGACGGCCAGCACCTCACGCGCGAGCCGCTGCGGATCGAGGGCGGCGCGATCGCCGTGCCCGAGCGCGCCGGTCTCGGAGTCGAGCTGGACCGGGACGCCCTCGGCGCCGCCCACGCGCTCTATCTCGAGCACGGGCTCGGCGCGCGGGACGACTCGATCGCGATGCAGTACCTGGTGCCCGGGTGGCAGTTCGACGCCAAGCGCCCCTGTCTCGTCCGCTGA
- a CDS encoding formate--tetrahydrofolate ligase, with protein sequence MTATAQTPSAAGPSSPLPNDLEIARAATLRPIEEIAAAAGIPAEALELYGRYKAKIDLARLPAENRHGQVVLVTAISPTPAGEGKSTLTVGLADSLTRAGKKTMIAIREPSIGPILGMKGGATGGGRSQVLPMEDINLHFTGDFHAITSANNALCALIDNHIFQGNELGIDPRRVAFRRVMDMNDRSLRDMVIGLGGPGQGVPREAGFDITVASEVMAVFCLASSVADLKDRLARITFGYTYDRVPLTVADLGAAGVMAMLLKDAIKPNLVQTIAGTPALVHGGPFANIAHGCNSALATTTARRLADVVVTEAGFGADLGAEKFIDIKSRAADVAPSAVVIVATVRALKMHGGVAKDALKTPDEGAVVRGFANLARHVENVRKFGLEPVVAVNEFATDTQEELDTVVRLCREAGVRVAIADVWGRGGGGDGGDDLAREVLAALESPGQARQLYPLEMGIEEKIGTVVREVYRGAGVEFSDQARRMLRQIRENGWDGLPVCMAKTQYSFSDDPTLLGAPDGFTVHVRELWPRTGAGFIVAVTGSIMTMPGLPKVPAAMRMDLDEDGQITGLF encoded by the coding sequence ATGACCGCCACGGCACAGACGCCCAGCGCTGCAGGGCCCAGCTCTCCCCTGCCGAATGACCTCGAGATCGCGCGGGCCGCGACCCTCCGCCCCATCGAGGAGATAGCGGCGGCGGCCGGCATCCCCGCGGAGGCGCTCGAGCTGTACGGGCGCTACAAGGCGAAGATCGACCTCGCGCGGCTGCCGGCGGAGAACCGCCACGGTCAGGTAGTCCTCGTCACGGCGATCTCTCCGACTCCTGCCGGGGAGGGCAAGTCCACGCTGACCGTGGGCCTCGCCGACTCCCTGACGCGAGCAGGGAAGAAGACCATGATCGCCATCCGCGAACCGAGCATCGGCCCGATCCTCGGGATGAAGGGCGGCGCGACCGGCGGCGGACGGTCCCAGGTCCTCCCGATGGAAGACATCAACCTGCACTTCACGGGCGATTTCCACGCCATCACGTCGGCCAACAACGCGCTGTGCGCCCTCATCGACAACCACATCTTCCAGGGCAATGAGCTCGGCATCGACCCTCGCCGCGTGGCGTTCCGGCGGGTCATGGACATGAACGACCGCTCGCTGCGCGACATGGTGATCGGCCTCGGCGGCCCCGGGCAGGGTGTCCCCCGCGAGGCGGGCTTCGACATCACGGTCGCCTCCGAGGTCATGGCCGTGTTCTGCCTCGCCTCCTCGGTCGCGGACCTCAAGGACAGGCTCGCGCGCATCACGTTCGGCTACACCTACGACCGCGTGCCCCTCACGGTCGCAGACCTCGGTGCTGCTGGCGTCATGGCGATGCTCCTGAAGGACGCCATCAAGCCCAACCTCGTCCAGACGATCGCCGGAACGCCGGCTCTGGTACATGGTGGCCCCTTCGCGAACATCGCGCACGGGTGCAACTCGGCCCTAGCGACGACGACGGCGCGTCGCCTCGCGGACGTCGTGGTCACCGAGGCCGGCTTCGGCGCAGACCTGGGCGCCGAGAAATTCATCGACATCAAGTCGCGGGCCGCGGACGTGGCTCCGTCCGCCGTCGTGATCGTGGCCACGGTGCGTGCCCTCAAGATGCATGGCGGCGTCGCGAAGGACGCGCTCAAGACGCCGGACGAGGGCGCCGTCGTGCGCGGGTTCGCGAACCTCGCGCGGCACGTCGAGAACGTGCGGAAGTTCGGACTCGAGCCCGTCGTGGCGGTCAACGAGTTCGCGACGGACACACAGGAGGAGCTCGACACCGTCGTGCGCCTGTGCCGTGAGGCAGGCGTGCGGGTCGCCATCGCGGACGTGTGGGGCCGCGGCGGCGGGGGCGACGGCGGCGACGACCTCGCGCGCGAGGTTCTCGCCGCGCTCGAGTCGCCCGGGCAGGCCCGCCAGCTGTACCCGCTCGAGATGGGCATCGAGGAGAAGATCGGCACCGTGGTCCGCGAGGTCTACCGCGGGGCTGGCGTCGAGTTCTCCGACCAGGCCCGGCGGATGCTGAGGCAGATCCGCGAGAACGGGTGGGACGGCCTGCCCGTCTGCATGGCCAAGACGCAGTACTCGTTCTCCGACGATCCGACCCTGCTCGGCGCGCCCGACGGCTTCACCGTGCATGTGCGCGAGCTGTGGCCGCGCACGGGGGCAGGATTCATCGTGGCAGTCACGGGTTCGATCATGACGATGCCCGGGCTCCCCAAAGTTCCAGCGGCGATGCGCATGGACCTCGACGAGGACGGCCAGATAACGGGCCTCTTCTGA
- a CDS encoding MerR family transcriptional regulator, with amino-acid sequence MKLSELSDRAGTPAATIKYYLREGLLAPGHPVTATRSSYDDAHVTRLRTIRTLRHAVGLSVAQVRDVVRLIDAGVDRIEVLKALQAAVQRLDPPQPGRTAAGNRVVAALGWPDVPTGARGALDAHLEAMTELGVAPSGARLEAYARAADEIAIVDIADAVEATDLEDLVVRTAVGMHMNAQLVQRLLALAQASRSIMQYGQAAQGPGLLSRSGDRPRRPAPGE; translated from the coding sequence GTGAAGCTGAGCGAACTCAGCGACCGGGCGGGGACGCCGGCCGCCACGATCAAGTACTACCTGCGCGAGGGGCTCCTGGCACCAGGCCACCCCGTCACAGCGACGCGCTCCTCGTACGACGACGCGCACGTCACCCGTCTGCGGACGATCCGGACGCTCCGCCACGCCGTGGGGCTCAGCGTCGCGCAGGTCCGCGACGTCGTCCGCCTGATCGACGCGGGAGTGGATCGGATCGAGGTCCTCAAAGCCCTCCAAGCAGCCGTCCAGAGGCTCGATCCGCCGCAACCGGGACGCACGGCCGCGGGAAACCGCGTGGTCGCCGCTCTCGGCTGGCCGGACGTCCCGACAGGTGCGCGCGGAGCGCTCGACGCCCACCTCGAGGCCATGACGGAACTCGGCGTTGCCCCCTCCGGGGCCCGCCTCGAGGCCTACGCCCGGGCGGCCGATGAGATCGCGATCGTGGATATCGCCGACGCCGTCGAGGCCACGGACCTCGAGGACCTGGTGGTGCGCACGGCGGTGGGCATGCACATGAACGCACAGCTCGTGCAGCGCCTCCTCGCCCTCGCGCAGGCGAGCCGGTCGATCATGCAGTACGGCCAGGCAGCGCAAGGGCCCGGGTTGCTCTCAAGGTCCGGGGACCGGCCACGACGCCCCGCGCCGGGCGAGTAG
- a CDS encoding MerR family transcriptional regulator, with product MGRARRSSEGVYAISVAAELSGMALSSLRLYERRGLLTPSRTDRGTRRYSEDDVERLERIAGLVGAGLTIEGIRIILELEDENARLRRELARLRSGTGQG from the coding sequence ATGGGCCGTGCACGGCGCTCCTCCGAGGGCGTCTATGCGATCTCGGTGGCCGCGGAGCTCTCCGGGATGGCTCTCTCGAGCCTTCGGCTCTATGAACGCAGGGGACTCCTGACGCCGTCCCGGACCGATCGCGGCACCCGGCGCTACAGCGAGGACGACGTCGAGCGGCTCGAGCGCATCGCCGGGCTCGTCGGGGCGGGACTCACCATCGAAGGCATCCGGATCATCCTGGAGCTAGAGGACGAGAACGCGCGCCTGCGGCGGGAACTTGCCCGCCTGCGCTCAGGCACGGGGCAGGGCTGA
- a CDS encoding Hsp20/alpha crystallin family protein, translating into MLMRTDPFRELDRLTEQVFGTASRPTTMPMEAWREDGEFVVEFDLPGVDPGTIDVDVERNVLTVRADRQTHRPDGAEVIAAERPSGTFGRELILGDALDTGKVTAHYADGVLTLRIPVAEEAKPRKVAVSMTRSNKEIAA; encoded by the coding sequence ATGCTCATGCGAACCGACCCCTTCCGTGAGCTCGACCGGCTGACGGAGCAGGTCTTCGGTACCGCGTCGAGGCCCACGACCATGCCGATGGAGGCTTGGCGCGAGGACGGCGAGTTCGTCGTCGAATTCGATCTGCCGGGGGTGGACCCCGGGACCATCGACGTAGACGTCGAGCGCAATGTCCTCACTGTCAGGGCGGACAGGCAGACCCACCGCCCGGACGGTGCCGAGGTGATTGCGGCGGAGCGCCCATCCGGCACGTTCGGCCGTGAGCTGATCCTCGGCGATGCGCTGGACACCGGAAAGGTCACGGCACACTACGCCGACGGCGTCCTCACGCTGCGGATTCCGGTTGCCGAGGAGGCGAAGCCGCGCAAGGTCGCGGTTTCCATGACCCGCTCGAACAAGGAGATTGCAGCCTGA
- a CDS encoding J domain-containing protein, with the protein MDTAGGHGLHHAEAVMRARDFYEVLGVGRTAGPLEIRAAYRRLVRQLHPDGGQSGSEQDRERLGEVMEAYAVLGREDRRAAYDSALERAESTLWARSFPRRNVWLEPRMPIGEPGGDAADLLRLLSRWLR; encoded by the coding sequence TTGGACACCGCCGGGGGCCACGGCCTCCACCACGCGGAGGCCGTCATGCGCGCGAGGGATTTCTACGAAGTACTGGGGGTAGGCCGGACCGCAGGCCCGCTGGAGATCCGAGCGGCGTACCGGCGGCTCGTGCGCCAACTCCACCCGGATGGTGGCCAGTCGGGCTCGGAGCAGGACCGCGAACGGCTCGGTGAGGTGATGGAGGCCTATGCCGTCCTCGGGCGTGAGGATCGCAGGGCCGCCTACGACTCGGCGCTCGAGCGGGCCGAGTCCACCCTTTGGGCGCGGTCGTTCCCACGCCGCAACGTCTGGCTCGAGCCACGGATGCCGATCGGCGAGCCGGGCGGGGACGCGGCCGACCTCCTACGGCTGCTCTCCCGCTGGCTCCGCTGA
- a CDS encoding FAD-binding oxidoreductase: MADTRFDALREQVRGQIIEAGDPEYDAARAVFNGMVDRRPAAVLRVSQTADVMAAVRFAREVGLDVALRGGGHSAPGFGTVDGGLVLDFAARRGVRVDPAARRAYAEAGATWADYNHATHAFGLASTGGIIGSTGVAGLTLGGGIGYLARKHGLACDNLISADVVLADGSFVKASESENADLFWALRGGSGNFGAVTSFEFQLHPVDTVHVGIMFFDATIGADVGAAYREWIAAQPEEMGAFLGFHQGPPVPFLPEEWHGRPVAVIGGMWTGDVDAGPAHWQPMLDAAPVLGSMFAPMPYPALNVMFDGLSGVPGLQGYWKADFLRALTDDALRVAVEHSPGIPTPHSANHFYPIDGAVSRVAADATAFPYRDVAFAPVIAGQWPDASENAANIQWVRDYWADLHQYSEPGGYINFQDADDQSRIEDNYSGNYARLAQVKATYDPDNFFHINQNIRPAA, translated from the coding sequence ATGGCTGACACGCGGTTCGACGCGCTCCGCGAGCAGGTGCGCGGGCAGATCATCGAGGCGGGGGACCCCGAGTACGACGCCGCACGTGCGGTGTTCAACGGCATGGTGGACCGCAGACCCGCGGCGGTCCTCCGCGTCTCGCAGACAGCGGACGTCATGGCGGCGGTGCGTTTCGCGCGCGAGGTGGGGCTCGACGTCGCGCTTCGCGGCGGCGGCCACAGCGCCCCCGGATTCGGGACGGTAGACGGCGGGCTCGTCCTGGACTTCGCGGCTCGCCGCGGCGTTCGGGTGGACCCCGCGGCCCGGCGCGCGTACGCCGAGGCCGGGGCGACGTGGGCAGACTACAACCACGCAACCCATGCGTTTGGGCTCGCGAGCACGGGCGGGATCATCGGCTCCACCGGCGTTGCGGGCCTCACGCTTGGCGGCGGCATCGGCTACCTGGCCCGCAAGCACGGCCTCGCGTGCGACAACCTCATCTCGGCCGACGTGGTGCTCGCAGACGGCTCATTCGTCAAGGCCAGCGAGTCCGAGAACGCGGATCTCTTCTGGGCCCTTCGCGGCGGCAGCGGCAACTTCGGCGCCGTGACGTCCTTCGAATTCCAACTCCACCCCGTGGACACGGTCCACGTCGGGATCATGTTCTTCGACGCGACCATCGGCGCCGACGTCGGCGCTGCGTACCGCGAGTGGATCGCGGCGCAGCCGGAGGAGATGGGCGCGTTCCTCGGCTTCCATCAGGGCCCGCCGGTCCCATTCCTGCCGGAGGAGTGGCACGGGCGGCCTGTGGCTGTGATTGGCGGCATGTGGACCGGGGACGTCGATGCCGGCCCCGCGCACTGGCAGCCCATGCTCGACGCAGCTCCGGTGCTGGGCTCGATGTTCGCCCCGATGCCGTACCCGGCCCTCAACGTCATGTTCGACGGGCTCAGCGGTGTGCCGGGGCTCCAGGGCTACTGGAAGGCTGACTTCCTGCGGGCCCTCACGGACGATGCGCTACGGGTCGCCGTGGAGCACTCTCCCGGGATCCCCACGCCGCACTCGGCCAATCACTTCTACCCGATCGACGGCGCTGTCAGCCGGGTCGCGGCGGATGCCACTGCCTTTCCCTACAGGGACGTCGCGTTCGCACCGGTCATCGCGGGGCAGTGGCCGGACGCGTCCGAGAACGCAGCCAACATCCAGTGGGTCCGCGACTACTGGGCGGACCTCCACCAGTACTCCGAGCCAGGGGGCTACATCAATTTCCAGGACGCCGACGACCAGTCACGGATCGAGGACAACTACTCGGGCAACTACGCGAGGCTCGCCCAGGTCAAGGCGACCTACGATCCGGACAACTTCTTCCACATCAACCAGAACATCAGGCCGGCGGCGTAG